Part of the Methanobacterium paludis genome is shown below.
GTTTTAGAAGTAAAACACGTTTCAAACTTAAAAAGAGTATAAGGCCCGTTAGAGCAAACAACATAACCAAAAGAATACAGATCTTCAATGAAGATGATCTCGTTCATATAATAATCGACCCAAGCATTCAAAAAGGTCAGCCACATCCCCGTTTCCATGGTCAAACCGGTAGAGTCGCAAATAGAAGGGGACGTGCATATATAGTAC
Proteins encoded:
- a CDS encoding 50S ribosomal protein L21e codes for the protein MKRSKGFRSKTRFKLKKSIRPVRANNITKRIQIFNEDDLVHIIIDPSIQKGQPHPRFHGQTGRVANRRGRAYIVQINDGNKAKKLIIRPEHLKMQE